ctgcgtgtctgtgtgtgtgtgtgtgtgtgtatacagctgaacaagcaaattaatgcatgtatttacaaTGCTAAACTTGCCTGGTATCTTATCACTTCCTGTGTAGTGGGTCACACGgcctacaacacaggaagtgatttacTACCAGGAAGCAGTAGAGTTTTAGTTCTGTAGtcttgtctttgaaatatctctgTTCTGAAGCGTAAACAGCCGAGACGGTGCTAAGCAGAAAGGAGAGAAACGAAACACTAACCTCAAATCTGCTCTTCTtagttatttctgtatttatttagatatttgtAGTGCAGCCtggtgtttgttatttattaaccctcctattatatGCAGAATGTAGgtgcatctgttatgttttgggtcgtatcgacccgatgcaatttcaaactaatttaaaacagccttaaattgattaactgtttttaattaaaatactcttttatgctcttttagttcAGGAGCTGTGAtcaaacttctttgactgccagcctgggagctcctcattctggAGTGAGACGCTGTTGCAAAACTGACAGAGGAAATTAGCCTCTGCCttgtagattttatatatatgtaattcaatttattttcatcatgcattactcttaaactgttttttaaacttgcCTGCTGGGGGCTTTTTAAATGTAAGAGGCGAGGAATTAACTCCAATctattttaaaggaaaaaaaaaatacaagaaccATCAACGGAGTCCGCAGGCTCTCTGAAGCGACTTGCATCCCCTAACAGGGCAGTACAAGGACCGCTAACTTCTTAACAGAGTCAGTCAATAATTAATATGCCAATATAAATAagattactataataataataataataataataataataataataataataataataataataataataatggcacttttgtttttttataacacgtttgtgtttgtaaatattttaatatcatatATTGGGTTGATTTATAGAGTTATGTACACAAATACACGTTATAAACACGCGCAATTAAAATATCTTCATTTTGCGCCTCACACaataactgttttaattgtatatGCGATAAAGCTACTGTTTGTGGTGCTAATTCTatctataaataaagaaataacttttcttaaaaacaaagaaataaataaaaacgtgtttAAGGCTGCTGAGTGTATACATCACATTTTATTACACTGAGATCTCCAACGGAAATGAATCGCGCCTCAAACTGAAGGCAAATTTGAACCCGTCACCGGACACCGCTTCTAAAAAGAGATTTTATCAAACGCGCCCCGTTCGTTCAGAGAGAAATATTTCATCTCGGTGTAATTCTAACCCGCGACTGTGAAAATGCATTCCTGAAGGGGACTCGTGTAAGAGTTGATCAATGGAAAACTATTTATCAGTCTAAATGATGTTTTGAGCCCTGTGCTTCCAAACAGCCCTTTCCCTAATGGCTCTGAAGAGGCGGGCCCGGCTTTGCGCTGGTGTCGGGTTCCTCCGGAGGGATTGCGAATAAGGGCGGATTGCGTTTGCTATCGGAGCGTGTGGGAAAACGATGCAAATACAACAACACCGTTGAAACGGGAGAAGCATGCTGATCCCTGTGCACGTTTAATAACGTACAGCTGCTTTACCGATAAAACAGAAGCGTTTTCCGCGTTCTAGTGTGTGTATTTAATGTGTGCGCTTCGGTTCTGTAGCCTGTTTGGATCGTAACTGCTTTTGCTAGAAggaaaaaagtagttttaatttacacacacacaaaataggaATGCGTTTCCCACTTAATAAATGCAACCTCAAACTGCGTCTCCCGGGGCTCTCCTGGAACCAGCTTCCAAGCCCCTGAGAAAGTTTACATCTTTACAAGCTGTCTCTTATATAACAATATAATGCATTGCTTGCCAGTGTTCTAGTCCAGTATCGAGAGTGGCGAGCTTCACAGGTGCTGTCTGGCGAGGGGCGCACAGTCACCGTGCACCAACGGGTTAAGTCGCTTTTTTGAGCACAGCCTTTTGCGgaaatatattattgttattagcattttaaaaatagcaagtCTGTATATTTTGAACGCTGTAGCCCTATCAGTATAGCCTGTCGTGGGCAAGTCGTTTGCAAACAGATGCGTGTGTCAATACAAAAGCAAAGGCATTCACTAGTTTTGTAAATTACTGGACTGACCCGAACCTATAGAGTTTATATACAACcgatactaatatatatatatatattatagatctatatatatctatatatattatatattaatatatatattatatatatatccattataatttgttgtaataaaatatagttaTTATAGTTAATAAtcatattactaataataattataataagataattattataataataaagttttgtcTAGGTTCAAAATCAGATTTTTTATACTTTATTGAACATACTtgtaatataacaataaataaataacatcatgtaataaaaataataataaataataataataataataataataataataaagtataataatcatctctgtttaattttgaatcacattttaattgttttttaataaaattatattccAAGGTCCTCCCGGGGCCCTAGTTTCCAATTGGCCCGATCTAGAGCTCTCGAAGGAGTGCTCACTTTGgtgattgattattattattattattattattattatattattattattattattattattattattattattctttctcATTGTCAGTAAAGTCCATGTGAACAGACTGCATCTGCGGGATCGTGACGCGCCGCTCCGGGGATGGATTTGACCTCAGTTCTTTGTTTGGTCGGTCAGTGCGTGACCCTTTGACCCCTCTGAGAAACGGACAGGCTGACCGCTGCCTACCGTCTGCCGAGAgagtattaataatataatatatataaataataatacatataataatataatttatataataattgCTATCcatagttgtttatttctggtttggagTAAATCTAGGTTTCAGAatctatctgttttttttaacgCATGCTGTGTTATTCATTTCCGTCCAAACTTTCAGCGCTGTGACGAGAATCAATTCAAAATCGACATGCCCTCCACTCGCCCCGTGTAAAGCTGCGCCGCGCTGTTCCGCTCTGTCTATCTGTTGTATAATGCATAGTTCTTATTAATACTTTTCCAGAGTTTTGGCAGGAGTGACTAGCGTTCACACAGACTGTTTTCAAATGGATACGAATTCAATTGAAAAAATGCTGGAGCGAAAGGGTTCAAGGGACCGCTGTACTGTAGGAGTGTTCCGGACTGGTTTTGAACACGCGTGAAATGACACGAAATCACCGGCGCTCAGTGAACCCGTTCAAATCCTTCATCtgattttctatttgtaattatttatgcATTTGGGATATAAACACACAAGGGCGTTTTCTCTAAGTTGTAAAGGTCTTGTGTCTTGTGACGCAGTCTGTGTTTTGTTCATGGAATTAATTATTTGCAATGCGTTTATTATAAATGCGAAcgtggcttattattattattattattaataataaaatgctaTCAATCAATAAACAATGCTGcgtttctttgttgttttttttggtgttacAGTGGATGAGTggatttctattaaaaaaaaaaaaaggtttaaaaactaATTTGTAACCAAGCAAAACCGGTTTCCTGGACATGCATAAAACAAGCCGGGTTTTTCAAGAGCAGTTTGCGATTTGAAAGAAGAGCCTTTGCGCGTCATGGCATCACATTAATTAAACACGAATCTTATGCTGAAAACCTTCTGAACGCATTTAATGCATTAACAGCTTGCATTACGATCGTCAGATGACGCAGCGTGCGTGATTGTAGAAAGCGATAGTTTGCGAGGACCGGCTTGCATTTTCATTGATCAAGAATTAGGGataatgcaattatatatattgACGTTTTTACAACTATAAAATAGATATAGAGTATCGGTGTGCAGAAGGCTATATTTGGAACacgttttggttttatttgaaaaagaatCGTTGCCTTTGGGGCAAAATTAGGGTTAAAAACAGCCCGTTTATAAACCAAATGTCTATAACAATTCTATCCCTAACACAATGTAACAGCGATAGGCTGCTATATATACgtgcaattaattacaaattaatgaACAGACTGTATCATTATCCGATATGTTTAAACACGCCGGAATACAGGATAGGAATCAGCCAGTGATTGATTTTAACgctaatattatataaataaatcttcTATTCTTCTCATTGAAAGCACGGATTACTCGCATAGTCCAATTTGCAGATATTAGTTGAATGTTTTTCTGGAGTTTAATGAGGAACCATTTGGACAAGGCTCCTGACGTCACCTAACGGTCCGGAAAAGAAGTCAAGAGTTTTTATAGTGAGTATCGACTTAACGAGGCAGCgttttaaacagaccttaaaAATATTAATAGCGTCAATATCCCAGACTACTGCCATTAACAGGGTTTAAAATAACCATTTATTAATAATGAGATGTCTTGTGGaaggataatatatattttgacataCATTTTAGTCTTGAGGGTTTTAATATTCTTGAATGTTGCGTGGCGTatgtattgtacaatataatgaaaatatatcgGCATATATTCTATAATACATTGTGCAAtcttcaatatattgaaatataggaatcaatatattacattatagttcGCAATATTACTAATACTTATactgctattaataataataataataataataatatataataataataataataataataataataataaataattcacacCCATAGGCTAGTTTAGAGATTTGAACTGCTAAGTCATTCACAACAGTCCACGAGTTAAAACATATGCAGAAATAGATATTTGGAGCAAAGGAGCGGGGGTTCGGAAGAGCATTGGtcttaacacccccccccccccccccccccccgtgttctCTTCAGATACAGAGATAGCTGCGGCGGTGAAAGGGTTAATTTAAGTTGGTATTTCATCCCGCATCTGTCAGATTTTCAAACCGGCGGTGACGCGGTGAACGGAGAGAGTACgcgaaagggagagagagagagagagagagagagagagagagagagagagagagagagagagagagagagagagagagagagagagagagagagagagagggttcaGTAATCGATGAAGCAGCAGTGTGTGAGGGGATAGAGACAGAGGAGAAACTGAGGGTTAtaacctagagagagagagagaggagagtgaaaaAGAGCAGCGAGCAAGCTACCACAAAAATTAAAACCAACGACCGGTTCTGACGAAAACGACTTCGTGTCTAATCTGTTTCTCATTTCCACCCGCTGTCTGAAACCTGCGATATTTTAAACACCGCTCCCCAAAACATACCGGCGACCCGCCGCTTGCCCAGTGTGCATGGACGGGAAAGACAAGCAGACGCGCACCGGGACAGACTGACGCGGGACGAGGCGAGGGTTACACGACAGCCAGCCCCGCTCCATTCATCATGACTTCTGCTTAACTTGACGGCGTGTTGAATAATTACCGGACTGACTGCAGTTACACAGGCTTGCACGGATTTATTTTGGGGTCTTTTTTATTGACTGCGCAGCCAGCAGTTATCTACGATCTGTCTGCGCGCTGGAGTGAGCGAGGTAAGCCTGGAAAGAATTGACCAAATACGATAAATTGACAAATTATCGCTCTGTATTGAAAGCAACAAAGTCGGATTCTGGATTGCACTGTACCGtggtgtgtatttattattattattattattattattattattattattattattattattattattattattattattattaaggattTAGTAAAAGTCtaattctgtgttgtttttcacgATCATAACAATATTTGCTGCAGAAGAGATTCGGTAGAGTATCGCACGagcaaaataatgtttattaaataatttaatttcaattaaagCGCCGTCGGCGGTAGATATTGTATaactttacagtacatatttctgCATAGCGGTTCCATGGAAGAAGCCTGCCATTCTTTACAGTAGAGAAAAATAATCCAAACTTTTTCAGGTTTCAAACAACAGACTTGTGCTGGCCGCTGAATATAAGAGATCTCATTTTttgggagagagaggggagagagagagagagagagagagagagagagagagagagagagagagagagagagagagagagagatgcatgcATTCAATGATGTCTGGCCATAGGCGAGGTATtgattaaaacacaaagcaaCTGAACACAtgcattgataataataataataataataataataataataataataataataataataataataataataataataatacatcgaAAGGAGTTTTGAAATGGATACCAGTGTGGTGGGAATGTCTGGGCACAGCCACGCCGAGCTCATGCAAAACCAACACTGCCGGTCGGGGTTCCATTCCCGCGATCTCTCCGCCGTTTTCCCGAGGCCTCCCCTTGTCTCGTCCATGGCTTCCGTACTGGAGAGCGGCGAGCACCACCAGCCCCGCCATCCTGGCATGGAGCACACCCTTTCCGCGCTGGGGTACGCCGGGGAGCCCCCTACCGGCTGCGGAAGCACGTACACCACGCTGAGCCCCCTCCAGCCCCTCCAGGACAAGTTTCACCACCATCAACACCCGGCCCACCACCCGTGCCTGCCGGTCGGCAACGTGGTCGGCAGCTTCACCCTCATGAGGGAAGACCGCGGACTGGGGGCCGGCTTCTACAACCCGTACGCCAAAGATCTGAGCCAAAGCCTTTCCCCGCTGCCCAACGGTGGCTTGGCGGCCATGCATGGGTACGCCCACCTAGGCACCGCCAACAGGCAGATCTCCTGCAACGGCTACGAGGGTCATGCCCATGCTCATATCGGGGGCGGGAGCAATTTCTCCCGGGAAATGTCGCCTCCGGTACCAGGCTCCGGAATGGGGGCGTGTCTGAACAGGATGGACAGCCCCCAAGGGCACAGCCAGCGGCACCCGTACGGCCACGGCGCACAGCGCCACGAACAGCGACGCCCCGACGCAGGAGGAGCTGGAGCCGACGTTCATTCCGTCTCTGTCTGCATTGCCGCTGGCGGGGTGTCGCCGCTCGCCCAGGGAGCCGGCGTAGAGGAAATCAACACGAAGGAGGTGGCGCAGAGAATCATCAACGAACTCAAGCGATACAGCATCCCGCAGGCTATCTTCGCAGAGAGGGTCCTCTGCCGGTCGCAGGGAACCCTCTCCGATCTCCTGAGGAACCCCAAGCCATGGGGAAAGCTCAAGTCCGGCCGGGAGACTTTCAAGAGGATGTCCAAGTGGCTCCAGGAGCCGGAATTCCAGAGAATGGCGTCCCTGAGGCTTGAAGGTACGTTATCGAAAGTCTGCTGTTGTTCTGGAGTCTTCCACACTGGTGGTTCTCACCCCTCAGTTACTGAACTCAACCCTGAATTGAGCTAACAATGTGCTTagttgttctcagctcctaaaaagttgtgCCAATGTCCAAAAATtgtatagctaacttgaaatctccaactgtttaaaagatgaaaacaatttaaataaaaaaaaggtctaattaagcacattatcagttccatgaagggtctagttcagtaattgagaactcagttggaatgaaaaccagcagccgcagGGGGTCCCCCAGGACTGGGGCTGGGAAGCCCTGGTTTAAAGCAGGGAAGTCCAATGACTCAAGGTCCGGAGGCCCATTCCACTCTTAACAAATGAAAATGAGACAATTAACTACCTCAGGGTCTGGTTTAACTGGTTTGATTAAACAATTGAGAACAGGGCTTGGAAcagagacaataataataataataataataataataataataataataataataataatagtaatttagCATATGCTTTTATCCAAGCAACTTGAggctaggggggtgaactctgcatcatcaacaactgcggctgctgctgcagaatctcttccaataggacctctcTGGACCTTACATCTGATAATGGGTTTAATACAAAAGCAACACCCTCTATATTTAGCACTAGCCGTGGGCTATCTCACCTTCAGTAACTCCAGCTAGTTCCAGATGAGAGCGAACCACAGTTTCTGAAATTAGCTGTAAAACCCCCTCAGTACTGTACGAATCGATATGCAGACGCAGTGACAGTGCACACGCATTGTGATCCATCTTAAGACATGAAATCAACCTAACACAGAGCTGGGATGCATTGCAGTTAAATCAAAGGGATGTTACTGAACTGAAAAGGCGAGTGCGAAAGCATTTGACTAGTTTAACAATTTTGCAAATAGAATGATTAAAACAGAGAGAAGTGGATATATATCATGCAATAATATTATagacaaacacaatacaataccatATAAGAGAATATAATAGAACAAGCAGttcataaaataatattaatacattttcaatattttatctTAAATCTATTTTGGGGATTCCTGTGTTTAAATCAAGTATAAAGGTTTTGTGATTATATGATAttgctgtatattatatatatatatttgaaaattgGATTTTAATAGATTTAATAGACGTAATGACTGAGAAAGCAAAACAATCCCCAAATGATCTGAGTTTTCTGCTTTTCTTTGTGCGTGTCAACGCTGTACGATGACTCAAGACAGCGTTCGATTCAACACAACGCTCAAGCTTTGCATTAGCCATCTAGTACCAGGAATCGCTACTGCAATTGGACCTGGCTAAGAaatgttctgtttcattttgttaaacCCGGTTTCAATCCTGACCTCAGCCTTACGAACGGGTATGACTGGAGCAGTGGAGAAACTGACGGGTAATTACAGCGTTGATTACTGCATAATTACTAACTGGAAACGACGGACACAGGCTAGAATTCCCGAGTGGTTTTCTGTCCATAGAAAATGGGTATTAAACTTTGACATTATCTTATATCAAATATTGCATCGAGTATTGTGTGATAGGCATTTGCGCAAAAATAATGTCCCCATTCCTTACCTGAGCCCTGCCTCGTCAATAGCTTTCAATTGATTTGATTAGTGTCACTTAGCAACGTTTCTGGTGAAATATTTTCTTCTCGTATTTGAAAAAGTAAGGGGGGACGTGACCCCCACGCCCCTCATGTAATGGGCACCTAACAGAAGGGAGTGGTTTATGCTGCTGTCAATAGGGGAAACCAGGAGAGGAAGAGAAGTGGCCTTAATTGCGATCTTTATATAAGGTGACCTCAATATCagttgtttctgtgtttgcattcctgcacagctatggccaatagtttcgcctcaccctatagaatgaactcattatGTTTGATGAAGTCCAGTGCAACACACGCACTGAGCATCCTCTGGCTTTGAGTTACTGTGAGCACAGGCATGCTCGGGTCTGTTTGGGTGCGCAAGGTGGAGTCCATACATGATAGGAAAGAGGTGACTAGAATGTTATTTTTGAATGACGTTCGCAATCATTCTTGCTGCAAttgaccacagtatttttgcacttttgcaattttccagttttcCCTCATGGTTCTACTATTCATTTATCataatttaccatggtttgccatacttattaatatgatttaccagacctctctgcttttcaatgcttcactatgcttcaccatacctctatgtgctttacaatgcttccctatgctttaccagacctctctgtgctttacaatgcttccctatgctttaccagacctctctgtgctttacaatgcttccctatgctttaccagacctctctgtgctttacaatgcttccct
Above is a genomic segment from Polyodon spathula isolate WHYD16114869_AA chromosome 51, ASM1765450v1, whole genome shotgun sequence containing:
- the onecutl gene encoding one cut domain, family member, like; the protein is MDTSVVGMSGHSHAELMQNQHCRSGFHSRDLSAVFPRPPLVSSMASVLESGEHHQPRHPGMEHTLSALGYAGEPPTGCGSTYTTLSPLQPLQDKFHHHQHPAHHPCLPVGNVVGSFTLMREDRGLGAGFYNPYAKDLSQSLSPLPNGGLAAMHGYAHLGTANRQISCNGYEGHAHAHIGGGSNFSREMSPPVPGSGMGACLNRMDSPQGHSQRHPYGHGAQRHEQRRPDAGGAGADVHSVSVCIAAGGVSPLAQGAGVEEINTKEVAQRIINELKRYSIPQAIFAERVLCRSQGTLSDLLRNPKPWGKLKSGRETFKRMSKWLQEPEFQRMASLRLEACKRKEQEQGKLDRNQGPKKHRLVFTDLQRRTLLAIFRENHRPPKDLQITIAQQLGLELTTVSNFFMNARRRSLDKWQDEARPSSTGSTGSSVSSAVKA